A window of Motilibacter peucedani genomic DNA:
GGCAGGGTGAGGACGGGGCCCGTGAAGCTGCTGGACTTGTTCTCCCAGTAGATCCGCGCGGAGGACGCGGCCGTGTTGGTGAACCAGTAGAGCGAGATCATGTCCAGGATGGTGTCGGTGCTCACGACGTCCTCGGCAAGGCCCTGGTTGTCGGTCTTGGACTGGAGCTTGTCGTAGATCCAGGCCGCCTGTCCCACGGGGGAGTCGGCGAGTGCGAACCCCACGGTCTGCGGCTTGGTCGCCTGCAGGTGGTTGGCCCCGCCCATGTCCCCGGTGTAGACGGCGAGACTGTCCACGGCGTAGCGCTCCTCGTCCGACAGCGAGGTGGGGGTCGTGGCGGGGAAGGCGAACTGGCTGTTCAGGTGGACGCCGAGCAGCCCGTCGGGGCGCAGGGCTGCCAGCGCGGTGGTGACCGCCCCGCCCCAGTCACCGCCCTGCGCGGTCCACCGCTCGTAGCCGAGCCGGCGCATCAGCTCGACCCATGCGGACGCGATGCGAGCGACGCTCCACCCCGGCTCGTGAGGCTTGCCGGAGAAGCCGAAGCCGGGCAGCGAGGGGATGACGACGTCGAAGGAGTCCGCGGCGTCCCCGCCGTGGGCCTCCGGGTCGGTCAGCGGGCCGACCAGCTGGAGGAACTCGATGATCGACCCGGGCCACCCGTGAGTCAGGATGAGGGGCAGCGCTCCAGGGTTCTTCGACTTCACGTGGATGACGTGGATGTCGAGCCCGTCGATGGTGGTGAGGAACTGGGGCAGCCTGTTGAGCTCGGACTCGAACCGGCGCCAGTCGTAGTCGTTCGCCCATCGCTCGACCAGCGAGCGCAGGTGGCTCGAGCGGACGCCCTGCGACCAGTCGTCGACCGTCTCGTCGGACGGCCAGCGCGTGAGGGCCAGCCGCGTCGTGAGGTCGGCGAGGGCATCGTCCGGGACGGCGACGGCGAAGGGGCGGAGCTCTGTCGAGGGAGTGGCGGCGGGTCCGGTCACGGTGTGCCTCCTGAGATGTGCCGGCGAAGTTGCACAGCAGTGTGCAACCTACGCTCTTTGCACACTGGTGTGCAACACTGGCGGAATGAGCGCTACCAGCCCCTCCCGCAGGCCGGTATGAGCGGCAACCGGGAGCGCATCCTCGAGGTCGCGCTCGTCGTCCTGGGCCACGATCCCGATGCAGGCATGGGCGAGGTCGCCGCCGCCGCCGGGGTGGTCCGCCGCACGGTCTACGGGCACTTCCCCTCCCGGGCAGAGCTCGTGCAGGCCCTCACCAGGCGGGCGGTGACCGAGATCGCCGTCGTCCTCGACGAGGTCGATGCCCCTGATCGGCCGGCAGACGCCGTCTGGGCGCAGTTCATCGCTCGCCTGTGGCCGCTGGTCCACCGGTACCGCGTCCTGGTGGCGCTCCGGCGCGGCGAGCACGCCAAGGAGATCCACGCCCTGCTCGGACCCGTTGAAGACCTGCTGACAGCGTTGGTGGCCCGCGGCCAGTCCGACGGGAGGTTCGGCCGGCACCTGAGCGCGCCCATCCTCGCGCGGCTGGCCTGGGGAGCCGTGTTCGCGATGGCGGACGACCTC
This region includes:
- a CDS encoding epoxide hydrolase family protein; this encodes MTGPAATPSTELRPFAVAVPDDALADLTTRLALTRWPSDETVDDWSQGVRSSHLRSLVERWANDYDWRRFESELNRLPQFLTTIDGLDIHVIHVKSKNPGALPLILTHGWPGSIIEFLQLVGPLTDPEAHGGDAADSFDVVIPSLPGFGFSGKPHEPGWSVARIASAWVELMRRLGYERWTAQGGDWGGAVTTALAALRPDGLLGVHLNSQFAFPATTPTSLSDEERYAVDSLAVYTGDMGGANHLQATKPQTVGFALADSPVGQAAWIYDKLQSKTDNQGLAEDVVSTDTILDMISLYWFTNTAASSARIYWENKSSSFTGPVLTLPVAVTVFPRDVPRLPRTWIEDTCTDLIHYGEAARGGHFAALEQPQIMTDEIRTGLRTLRPSFLGPR
- a CDS encoding TetR/AcrR family transcriptional regulator; this translates as MSGNRERILEVALVVLGHDPDAGMGEVAAAAGVVRRTVYGHFPSRAELVQALTRRAVTEIAVVLDEVDAPDRPADAVWAQFIARLWPLVHRYRVLVALRRGEHAKEIHALLGPVEDLLTALVARGQSDGRFGRHLSAPILARLAWGAVFAMADDLAEDTSAVGPVSMASLLLLGVPHDRAEALAESTR